A DNA window from Macadamia integrifolia cultivar HAES 741 chromosome 4, SCU_Mint_v3, whole genome shotgun sequence contains the following coding sequences:
- the LOC122075355 gene encoding ras-related protein RABB1c — MSYAYLFKYIIIGDTGVGKSCLLLQFTDKRFQPVHDLTIGVEFGARMITIDNKPIKLQIWDTAGQESFRSITRSYYRGAAGALLVYDITRRETFNHLASWLEDARQHANANMTIMLIGNKCDLAHRRAVSTEEGEQFAKEHGLIFMEASAKTAQNVEEAFINTAATIYKKIHDGVFDVSNESYGIKVGYGGIPGPSGGRDGSASQAGSCCG; from the exons ATGTCTTACGCTTACCTCTTCAAGTATATAATCATCGGTGATACTG GAGTGGGGAAATCATGCCTCCTCCTACAGTTCACGGACAAGCGGTTCCAGCCAGTTCATGACTTGACTATTGGTGTTGAATTTGGTGCAAGGATGATCACAATTGATAACAAGCCCATCAAGTTGCAAATATGGGACACG GCTGGTCAAGAATCCTTCAGATCCATTACAAGGTCATACTACAGAGGGGCTGCTGGTGCTTTGCTAGTTTACGATATCACCAG GAGGGAAACTTTTAATCACCTGGCTAGCTGGCTTGAAGATGCAAGACAACATGCCAATGCAAACATGACAATTATGCTCATTGGCAACAAATGTGATCTTGCTCACAGAAGGGCAGTGAGCACAGAAGAAGGCGAGCAATTCGCCAAGGAGCATGGATTGATATTCATGGAAGCCTCTGCAAAAACTGCCCAAAATGTTGAGGAG GCATTCATAAACACTGCTGCAACAATCTACAAGAAGATTCATGATGGAGTCTTTGATGTATCAAATGAG TCTTATGGAATAAAAGTTGGATATGGAGGAATCCCAGGACCATCAGGAGGTAGGGATGGCTCTGCATCTCAAGCGGGGAGCTGTTGCGGTTGA
- the LOC122076481 gene encoding nuclear transport factor 2-like isoform X2, which yields MATPASSPPPSAQVVGNAFVEQYYHILHQSPELVYRFYQDSSVLSRPDSNGKMTSVATMQAINDKILSLDYKEFKAEIKTVDAQDSYKDGVTVLVTGWLTGKDNVRRKFTQSFFLAPQDKGYFVLNDIFRYADENEPLESNPVSVNVVCESTPVAPFTSDPEPAHIPDRPVLDPATSPTEENLNNGEEVCDPSDNDDGSVIEEEVPMEPQAQLSQNEAHPVAESSASTVQEDAPKKSYASIVKVMKGNTAPTPVYVPTNTVRAAAPANTEHHSLASTVPASAPETSAPSVNNAPESSSAQEDVEGHSIYVRGLPLNATAVQLEEEFKKFGPIKPGGIQVRSNKQFCFGFVEFELQSSMKSAIQAASVTIGGRQAYIEEKRTTTRVVGSGRGVRFPPGRGGGGFRNDNFRGRGNFGGNRGYGRNEFGNRGEYSGRGRGPGRSGDNYQRVDENANGRVGRQGGQTAITA from the exons ATGGCAACGCCGGCATCAAGCCCACCCCCCAGCGCCCAAGTGGTTGGAAATGCCTTTGTGGAGCAGTACTATCATATTCTTCACCAGTCACCAGAGTTGGTCTACAGATTTTATCAGGATTCAAGCGTGCTAAGCCGACCAGATTCCAATGGAAAAATGACATCAGTGGCAACCATGCAA GCGATCAATGACAAGATTCTTTCTTTGGACTACAAGGAGTTTAAGGCAGAGATAAAGACTGTAGATGCTCAGGATTCTTACAAGGATGGGGTGACTGTTTTGGTAACAGGGTGGCTTACTGGAAAGGACAACGTGAGAAGGAAATTCACACAATCATTCTTTCTGGCTCCGCAAGACAAAGGTTACTTTGTCCTGAATGATATTTTTAGGTATGCTGATGAGAATGAACCACTTGAGAGTAATCCTGTGTCAGTTAATGTTGTTTGTGAAAGCACTCCAGTAGCTCCCTTTACCTCAGATCCAG AGCCTGCTCACATTCCTGACCGTCCTGTGCTTGACCCTGCAACATCTCCGACGGAGGAGAATCTTAATAATGGTGAGGAGGTATGTGATCCATCAGACAATGATGATGGATCAgttattgaagaagaggttCCTATGGAGCCCCAAGCACAGCTTAGTCAAAATGAAGCCCACCCAGTTGCCGAGTCTTCTGCTTCTACAGTCCAAGAGGATGCGCCTAAAAAGTCTTATGCATCAATT GTGAAAGTCATGAAGGGGAATACTGCTCCTACTCCGGTTTATGTACCTACTAACACAGTAAGGGCGGCAGCACCTGCAAACACTGAGCATCATTCACTTGCTTCTACGGTGCCTGCCTCAGCACCTGAAACATCAGCTCCTAGCGTCAATAATGCCCCCGAAAGCAGTAGTGCCCAAGAAGATG TTGAGGGTCACTCCATCTATGTTCGGGGCTTACCTTTAAATGCCACTGCTGTTCAACTTGAGGAGGAGTTCAAGAAATTTGGTCCTATTAAGCCTGGTGGTATACAAGTCAGGAGTAATAAG CAATTCTGTTTTGGCTTTGTTGAGTTTGAATTGCAAAGCTCCATGAAGAGTGCAATCCAG GCGGCGTCAGTCACAATTGGGGGTCGTCAAGCATATATTGAGGAGAAAAGAACTACAACTCGAG TTGTTGGCAGTGGGAGAGGGGTGCGGTTTCCTCCAGGAAGGGGTGGTGGTGGATTCAGAAATGACAATTTCAGGGGCCGTGGGAACTTTGGTGGCAACCGCGGTTATGGCAGAAATGAGTTCGGAAACAGAGGCGAATATTCAGGTCGAGGAAGAGGTCCTGGACGCAGTGGTGATAATTACCAGCGAGTTGATGAGAACGCGAATGGAAGAGTTGGCCGCCAAGGTGGTCAGACTGCCATTACTGCATGA
- the LOC122076481 gene encoding nuclear transport factor 2-like isoform X1, translated as MATPASSPPPSAQVVGNAFVEQYYHILHQSPELVYRFYQDSSVLSRPDSNGKMTSVATMQAINDKILSLDYKEFKAEIKTVDAQDSYKDGVTVLVTGWLTGKDNVRRKFTQSFFLAPQDKGYFVLNDIFRYADENEPLESNPVSVNVVCESTPVAPFTSDPEPAHIPDRPVLDPATSPTEENLNNGEEVCDPSDNDDGSVIEEEVPMEPQAQLSQNEAHPVAESSASTVQEDAPKKSYASIVKVMKGNTAPTPVYVPTNTVRAAAPANTEHHSLASTVPASAPETSAPSVNNAPESSSAQEDVEGHSIYVRGLPLNATAVQLEEEFKKFGPIKPGGIQVRSNKQQQFCFGFVEFELQSSMKSAIQAASVTIGGRQAYIEEKRTTTRVVGSGRGVRFPPGRGGGGFRNDNFRGRGNFGGNRGYGRNEFGNRGEYSGRGRGPGRSGDNYQRVDENANGRVGRQGGQTAITA; from the exons ATGGCAACGCCGGCATCAAGCCCACCCCCCAGCGCCCAAGTGGTTGGAAATGCCTTTGTGGAGCAGTACTATCATATTCTTCACCAGTCACCAGAGTTGGTCTACAGATTTTATCAGGATTCAAGCGTGCTAAGCCGACCAGATTCCAATGGAAAAATGACATCAGTGGCAACCATGCAA GCGATCAATGACAAGATTCTTTCTTTGGACTACAAGGAGTTTAAGGCAGAGATAAAGACTGTAGATGCTCAGGATTCTTACAAGGATGGGGTGACTGTTTTGGTAACAGGGTGGCTTACTGGAAAGGACAACGTGAGAAGGAAATTCACACAATCATTCTTTCTGGCTCCGCAAGACAAAGGTTACTTTGTCCTGAATGATATTTTTAGGTATGCTGATGAGAATGAACCACTTGAGAGTAATCCTGTGTCAGTTAATGTTGTTTGTGAAAGCACTCCAGTAGCTCCCTTTACCTCAGATCCAG AGCCTGCTCACATTCCTGACCGTCCTGTGCTTGACCCTGCAACATCTCCGACGGAGGAGAATCTTAATAATGGTGAGGAGGTATGTGATCCATCAGACAATGATGATGGATCAgttattgaagaagaggttCCTATGGAGCCCCAAGCACAGCTTAGTCAAAATGAAGCCCACCCAGTTGCCGAGTCTTCTGCTTCTACAGTCCAAGAGGATGCGCCTAAAAAGTCTTATGCATCAATT GTGAAAGTCATGAAGGGGAATACTGCTCCTACTCCGGTTTATGTACCTACTAACACAGTAAGGGCGGCAGCACCTGCAAACACTGAGCATCATTCACTTGCTTCTACGGTGCCTGCCTCAGCACCTGAAACATCAGCTCCTAGCGTCAATAATGCCCCCGAAAGCAGTAGTGCCCAAGAAGATG TTGAGGGTCACTCCATCTATGTTCGGGGCTTACCTTTAAATGCCACTGCTGTTCAACTTGAGGAGGAGTTCAAGAAATTTGGTCCTATTAAGCCTGGTGGTATACAAGTCAGGAGTAATAAG CAACAGCAATTCTGTTTTGGCTTTGTTGAGTTTGAATTGCAAAGCTCCATGAAGAGTGCAATCCAG GCGGCGTCAGTCACAATTGGGGGTCGTCAAGCATATATTGAGGAGAAAAGAACTACAACTCGAG TTGTTGGCAGTGGGAGAGGGGTGCGGTTTCCTCCAGGAAGGGGTGGTGGTGGATTCAGAAATGACAATTTCAGGGGCCGTGGGAACTTTGGTGGCAACCGCGGTTATGGCAGAAATGAGTTCGGAAACAGAGGCGAATATTCAGGTCGAGGAAGAGGTCCTGGACGCAGTGGTGATAATTACCAGCGAGTTGATGAGAACGCGAATGGAAGAGTTGGCCGCCAAGGTGGTCAGACTGCCATTACTGCATGA
- the LOC122076482 gene encoding uncharacterized protein LOC122076482, producing the protein MAVQSSNGGFSFISSSPKKRINKPSTGYSATFSPFPLWSMATQKPNLSATPAGSSKKGSVVFSVGDPVPRTSNGSSSPPVKLLTRVEQLRLLTKAEKARLLSAAENFGLSLSTIEKLGVLSKAEEFGVLSAATDPGTPGALFSVSLGLLILGPLCVYIVPEEYPWEVVLQVLVAVISVVGGSAAFAASNLVSNLQKSS; encoded by the exons ATGGCAGTTCAGAGCAGCAATGGAGGATTCTCattcatctcatcttctcctaaaaagagaattaACAAACCTAGTACAGGTTACTCTGCAACATTTTCACCTTTTCCCCTTTGGTCCATGGCTACCCAAAAGCCTAATCTATCTGCTACTCCAGCTGGTAGCTCTAAAAAG GGTTCAGTGGTCTTCTCTGTTGGTGATCCAGTACCACGCACTAGCAATGGGTCTTCCTCTCCCCCTGTAAAACTACTAACTAGAGTGGAGCAATTGCGTCTACTTACAAAAGCTGAGAAAGCACGGCTATTATCTGCGGCAGAGAACTTTGGTCTCTCCCTGTCTACCATAGAGAAATTGGGGGTCCTCTCAAAAGCAGAGGAGTTTGGGGTGTTATCAGCTGCAACAGACCCAGGGACACCAGGAGCTCTCTTCAGTGTGAGCCTGGGACTGCTAATTCTGGGACCTCTCTGTGTTTATATTGTGCCTGAAGAATACCCATGGGAGGTGGTATTACAAGTTTTAGTAGCTGTGATCTCCGTTGTTGGAGGATCTGCAGCTTTTGCTGCATCAAATCTTGTATCCAACCTGCAGAAATCAAGCTGA